From the Manis javanica isolate MJ-LG chromosome 11, MJ_LKY, whole genome shotgun sequence genome, one window contains:
- the CCDC89 gene encoding coiled-coil domain-containing protein 89, translating into MPPKEKAVRMDTPPSEDPQNKKLGNQKEEMEFKELDGLKEALANLQGLSEKSEKAMLCSRIQDQSQLICILKRRSDEALERCQILELLNTELEQKRVLEAEKLKAKNEHAQKLEERFMTLAANHELMIRFKDEHKSHNIKLREENEKLRLENDNLFSQALKDQEAKVSQLTARSEDLAKELETLKEQCAQDARQAQAREQGLLELQSQQACAHAKGTEQLRSQLRSLKRQLLQAVEQGAKAERTHSSLNQELQARLQTVTHEKEELLQLSMERGKALQSKQVEIRQLEEKLETAEVARRHALERFEQEAVAVDSDLRVRELQRRVDGIQKAYDDLRLQSEAFKKHSLDLLSKERELNAKLRHLFL; encoded by the coding sequence ATGCCTCCGAAAGAGAAGGCTGTCAGGATGGACACCCCACCCTCTGAAGATCCACAGAACAAAAAACTGGGAAACCAGAAAGAGGAGATGGAGTTTAAAGAGCTGGACGGTCTGAAGGAAGCCTTGGCAAACCTCCAGGGACTGTCTGAGAAGAGCGAGAAGGCGATGCTTTGCTCCCGCATTCAAGACCAGTCCCAGCTCATCTGCATCCTGAAGCGGAGGTCAGATGAGGCCCTGGAGCGCTGCCAGATCCTGGAGCTGCTCAACACAGAGCTGGAGCAGAAGAGGGTGCTGGAGGCTGAGAAGCTGAAGGCCAAGAACGAGCATGCTCAGAAGCTGGAGGAGCGCTTTATGACCCTGGCGGCCAACCACGAGTTGATGATCCGCTTCAAGGATGAACACAAGAGTCACAACATAAAGCTTAGGGAAGAGAACGAGAAGTTGAGGCTGGAGAATGACAACCTCTTCAGCCAGGCTCTGAAGGACCAAGAGGCCAAAGTATCGCAACTCACTGCCCGGAGTGAGGACCTCGCCAAAGAGCTGGAGACCCTGAAAGAGCAGTGTGCTCAGGATGCCCGCCAGGCGCAGGCCCGGGAGCAGGGGCTGCTGGAGCTGCAGAGCCAGCAGGCCTGCGCCCACGCCAAGGGGACGGAGCAGCTGCGCAGCCAGCTGCGGAGCCTCAAGCGGCAGCTCTTGCAGGCCGTGGAGCAGGGGGCAAAGGCTGAGCGAACACACAGCAGCCTGAATCAGGAGCTGCAGGCCAGGCTCCAGACAGTCACCCACGAGAAGGAGGAGCTGCTGCAGCTGTCCATGGAGAGGGGCAAGGCGCTCCAGAGCAAGCAAGTGGAGATCCGCCAGCTTGAGGAGAAGCTGGAGACAGCCGAGGTGGCCAGGAGGCACGCGCTGGAGCGCTTTGAGCAAGAGGCAGTGGCGGTGGACAGTGACTTGAGAGTCCGGGAGCTTCAGCGCAGAGTAGATGGGATCCAGAAGGCCTACGATGACCTCAGGCTGCAGTCTGAAGCCTTCAAAAAGCACAGTCTGGATCTTTTAAGCAAGGAGAGAGAACTCAACGCCAAACTCCGCCATCTCTTCCTATAA
- the CREBZF gene encoding CREB/ATF bZIP transcription factor isoform X1, translated as MRHSLTKLLAASGSDSPARSESPAPAATCSLSPDLTRAAAAASPRRQQPRGDEGELDAGREGRGGVAVRAPSPEEMEEEAIASVPGEETEDMDFLSGLELADLLDPRQPDWHLEPGLSSPGPLSSSGGGSDSGGLWRGDDDDESAAAEMQRFSDLLQRLLNGIGGCSGGSDSGSGEKRRRKSPGGVGGGSSDNQAATKSPRKAAAAAARLNRLKKKEYVMGLESRVRGLAAENQELRAENRELGKRVQALQEESRYLRAVLANETGLARLLSRLSGVGLRLTTSLFRDAPAGDHDYALPVGKQRQDPLEEDDSAGGVCLHVDKDKVSVEFCSACARKASSSLKIFFFR; from the exons ATGAGGCACAGCCTGACCAAACTGCTGGCGGCCTCGGGCAGCGACTCCCCAGCCCGCAGCGAGAGCCCGGCGCCGGCCGCGACCTGTTCGCTGTCCCCGGATCTGACCCGGGCGGCGGCCGCCGCATCTCCCCGCCGCCAGCAGCCGCGGGGCGACGAGGGCGAGTTGGACGCCGGGAGGGAGGGCCGCGGCGGCGTGGCCGTGCGCGCGCCCTCGCCcgaggagatggaggaggaggcgATCGCCAGCGTCCCCGGGGAGGAGACGGAGGACATGGACTTTCTGTCCGGGCTGGAACTGGCGGATCTGCTGGACCCCCGGCAGCCGGACTGGCACCTGGAGCCTGGGCTTAGCTCACCCGGACCTCTGTCCTCGTCCGGCGGTGGCTCGGATAGCGGCGGCCTGTGGAGAGGGGACGACGATGATGAGTCCGCGGCTGCCGAGATGCAGCGCTTTTCGGACCTCCTGCAGAGGCTTTTAAACGGCATCGGAGGCTGCAGCGGCGGCAGTGACAGTGGCAGCGGCGAAAAGAGGCGGAGAAAGTCCCCAGGAGGCGTCGGCGGCGGCAGCAGCGACAACCAGGCGGCGACAAAGAGTCCCCggaaggcggcggcggcggctgcccGTCTGAATCGGCTGAAGAAGAAGGAGTACGTGATGGGGCTGGAGAGCCGGGTCCGGGGTCTGGCAGCCGAGAACCAGGAGCTGCGGGCCGAGAACCGGGAGCTGGGCAAGCGCGTCCAAGCACTGCAGGAGGAGAGTCGCTACCTACGGGCCGTCCTAGCCAACGAGACCGGACTGGCTCGCCTGCTGAGCCGGCTGAGCGGCGTGGGACTGCGGCTGACCACCTCGCTCTTCAGAGACGCGCCCGCCGGCGACCATGACTACGCTCTGCCCGTGGGGAAGCAGCGTCAGGACCCGCTGGAAGAGGACGACTCCGCGGGAGGAGTGTGTCTGCATGTGGACAAGGATAAGGTGTCGGTGGAGTTCTGCTCGGCGTGCGCCCGGAAGGCGTCGTCTTCTCTTAAAAT TTTCTTTTTTAGGTGA
- the CREBZF gene encoding CREB/ATF bZIP transcription factor isoform X2 yields the protein MRHSLTKLLAASGSDSPARSESPAPAATCSLSPDLTRAAAAASPRRQQPRGDEGELDAGREGRGGVAVRAPSPEEMEEEAIASVPGEETEDMDFLSGLELADLLDPRQPDWHLEPGLSSPGPLSSSGGGSDSGGLWRGDDDDESAAAEMQRFSDLLQRLLNGIGGCSGGSDSGSGEKRRRKSPGGVGGGSSDNQAATKSPRKAAAAAARLNRLKKKEYVMGLESRVRGLAAENQELRAENRELGKRVQALQEESRYLRAVLANETGLARLLSRLSGVGLRLTTSLFRDAPAGDHDYALPVGKQRQDPLEEDDSAGGVCLHVDKDKVSVEFCSACARKASSSLKM from the coding sequence ATGAGGCACAGCCTGACCAAACTGCTGGCGGCCTCGGGCAGCGACTCCCCAGCCCGCAGCGAGAGCCCGGCGCCGGCCGCGACCTGTTCGCTGTCCCCGGATCTGACCCGGGCGGCGGCCGCCGCATCTCCCCGCCGCCAGCAGCCGCGGGGCGACGAGGGCGAGTTGGACGCCGGGAGGGAGGGCCGCGGCGGCGTGGCCGTGCGCGCGCCCTCGCCcgaggagatggaggaggaggcgATCGCCAGCGTCCCCGGGGAGGAGACGGAGGACATGGACTTTCTGTCCGGGCTGGAACTGGCGGATCTGCTGGACCCCCGGCAGCCGGACTGGCACCTGGAGCCTGGGCTTAGCTCACCCGGACCTCTGTCCTCGTCCGGCGGTGGCTCGGATAGCGGCGGCCTGTGGAGAGGGGACGACGATGATGAGTCCGCGGCTGCCGAGATGCAGCGCTTTTCGGACCTCCTGCAGAGGCTTTTAAACGGCATCGGAGGCTGCAGCGGCGGCAGTGACAGTGGCAGCGGCGAAAAGAGGCGGAGAAAGTCCCCAGGAGGCGTCGGCGGCGGCAGCAGCGACAACCAGGCGGCGACAAAGAGTCCCCggaaggcggcggcggcggctgcccGTCTGAATCGGCTGAAGAAGAAGGAGTACGTGATGGGGCTGGAGAGCCGGGTCCGGGGTCTGGCAGCCGAGAACCAGGAGCTGCGGGCCGAGAACCGGGAGCTGGGCAAGCGCGTCCAAGCACTGCAGGAGGAGAGTCGCTACCTACGGGCCGTCCTAGCCAACGAGACCGGACTGGCTCGCCTGCTGAGCCGGCTGAGCGGCGTGGGACTGCGGCTGACCACCTCGCTCTTCAGAGACGCGCCCGCCGGCGACCATGACTACGCTCTGCCCGTGGGGAAGCAGCGTCAGGACCCGCTGGAAGAGGACGACTCCGCGGGAGGAGTGTGTCTGCATGTGGACAAGGATAAGGTGTCGGTGGAGTTCTGCTCGGCGTGCGCCCGGAAGGCGTCGTCTTCTCTTAAAATGTAG
- the TMEM126A gene encoding transmembrane protein 126A has protein sequence MENHEPDAVKENLIFNIIARKINQLPEADRNLLEHGSTYIGLNAALCGLIANSLFRRTLNVTQARIAAGLPMAVIPFLTAHVSYKGFVSLPLSTGDLNCETCTITRGGLVGLVFGGLYPIFLALPVNGGLAARYNSALLPEKGNILTYWIRISKPIFRRMVFPVLLQTVFAAYLGSRQYKVLIKALQLPEPGLEIQ, from the exons ATGGAAAATCATGAACCAGATGCTGTCaaagaaaacttaattttcaATATCATAGCCAGAAAAATTAACCAACTTCCAGAAGCAGACAG AAATCTACTTGAACACGGATCAACATATATTGGACTTAATGCTGCTCTCTGTGGCCTAATAGCAAATAGTCTTTTTCGACGAACCTTGAATGTGACACAGGCTCGTATAGCTGCTGGCTTACCAATGGCAGTGATCCCATTTTTGACAGCGCATGTGTCATACAAAGGTTTTGTGAGTTTACCTTTGAGTACAG GTGATTTGAATTGTGAAACCTGTACCATAACACGGGGTGGATTGGTTGGTCTTGTTTTTGGTGGTCTGTACCCCATTTTCTTGGCTTTACCTGTGAATGGTGGCCTAGCAGCCAG GTATAACTCAGCCCTGCTaccagagaaaggaaacatcttaACTTACTGGATCAGAATTTCTAAGCCTATCTTTAGAAGGATGGTATTTCCTGTTTTGCTTCAGACTGTGTTTGCAGCATACCTTGGGTCTAGACAATATAAAGTACTTATAAAAGCCCTTCAGTTACCTGAACCTGGACTAGAAATTCAGTGA